Part of the Melopsittacus undulatus isolate bMelUnd1 chromosome 14, bMelUnd1.mat.Z, whole genome shotgun sequence genome is shown below.
TTATCGCTGTTTGCCCTCAGGAATCCAAAGGACTCGTCCTTCCCAGGGGCTGAGGGCTGGGAGGCCACAGGATATTCCCAGGGTGCCCGGACGGGTGCCAACAGTAGAGGCACGGGTGCATTGAtgcaccagtgctcccagtgggTACAGCCCACTCCCCAGATCCCACAGCCGCCGCCAagcctcctcctctccacccGCCTTTATTGCATTGGTAAAACCCAATAACGGGTAAAACCCCGTCAGCAGTAACCCACTGCTCCGGGAGGGCTCCATGTGCCAGGAATGGGACACCTGGAGCCAACCCAAATCCCCAGCAGCCCTCAGGGTTTATCCAAGAGTGGGTATTTCTTGCGCAGGATGGAGACCTGGTCCTTGAAGAGGACGGGGTCAAGGCGCAGCTGGGAGGACACGAGGGGCATGTAGCCAAACCAGTCCACCAACTGGTCCAGgcagtcctgctgctgggagagaTGCCGGCCACTGGCTGTGCCCTTCCCCTTGGCAGGAGGAGACCATGGGGGTGAGGGGCTCCACTCCCCGGCCAGgggcatccctgcatccccatcctcacGCCCTACCTGCTGGGGCACTGCCTCCTTGTGCTGCTTCCTCTGGGCCACCTTAATGGGTGGCAGCTTGGTGACAGCGGCCACGAGGATGTTCATCAGGATGTCCTCGCAGGCAGCCAGGCCGTCCACCAGCTCCCGCAGCCCCGCGGGCAGGTACTGGGTGAAGAGGCTGTGATAATAcctgggaagggagagggagagggcaggatgcagccaagccccccagcaccagcaccagcacccctCCACGGCTGGGTACCTGTGATAGAAGGCAGCGGTGGTGAGGACGATGGAGAGCTCGTTGGTCCACTTGGAGGTGTAGCCCCAGCGCCTTTGCTCAGCATCCCAGAAGTGGCTCTGTGCAGGGAAGCCCACGATGCGCTCAGGGAAGCTTCGCCACACCACGAAGGCAAAGTCTACCTGGCACGGGACAGGGGAGGCTCTCACTTGCCTGCAGGGACCTGTGGGAGGGGGCTCACCCCTAGAGGTGTGCCCTGGGCACGGGGACATgggcacagcacacacagccccactgccagcCCTGTGGTGGCTGCTGAGCATCCACAGCCTCACCTCACTGGTTGAGAGGCTCATGTGCTCATCCAGGCTCAGCACAGCGTCCGTCTGGATGGCTGCATAGGGGAAGAAGCGGTCACTGACCTAGGGAGAGGAGACAGGTTGGGATGTGCCAAGGggtggctgctccagctcctcgACCgtctcccagctccctgccatcaTCCCAGCTCTTCTCACCTTGCTCCTGCCCTGGATGACAGTCAGAGGCACAGTGGTCTGGGGCCATTTCCCCCTCGGTGGTGATGGCTTTTCACTGCTCCACAGCACCAGGATCTGCAGGGGGAGGACCAGAGTGCCCAGGAGTGTCTGGCTGGGCTGACCCATCACGGTGCATTGGTGGCCATGGTTGAGCCCTTCCCAACCCTACagcaggacctgctccagcccctgcaccccaaaaccatcTCATGGCAGCCCCGGGTGGTCCCACATCCACCCCAGACACCCCCTCACACCCCTAACACCCACACCCTTCCCAGCCCACAGgaccctgccccatccctcctgctgcatcctCAGGAGCAGTGCAGGGCTCAGCTCCCCTACCTGGGCACAGTACTGGGATCTGGACACGGCTTGGATGAGCCTGAGGATGGGCTGGGAGAGGGACCCCTCCATCGAGGTGACTCGGATGAAAGCCGTGAACCTCTTGGAGGGGCTGGAGCCTGTGGAAGgcagggagagggtgagggCTGCGCCGTGCACCGGCTCTGCCGCGCTCGGCTGGGGCAGGCAGGCTCCTACCGCGCTGCAGGTGGTAGAAGGGGAAGTCCCCGAGGTGCGTGGAGAAGTCGGGCAGGGCCAGGAGCCCCCCGGGCAGCGCGTTCCAGAGGACACGGGAACGGGAGCGGTGCTGAAGGAGCCGGTCCCTGATGATCTGCCAGAGGCCGGAGAGATGCTCCCAGCACCCGGCTGTGACCccgggggctggggggggaaggtCGGGGGCGGGGGCTCACCTCCAGTGTGGTGTGCACAATCTTGTCCACAGAGGAGAAGTATGCATCCCACAGGAACTGGGTCTGCTGCTGGAAAGCCAACACACGCTCCGGATGGATGCAGCGCACGACAGAGGGGATCTGTGCCACCAGGGAAGGGGGGAGCTTGTTTCTCACCTCAGTGTCCCCCAGCCCCCTGGCAGGGTTGCTTTGCCTCTGCCACCTCTGGGACACCCCTCAGCTACTGCCCTACCGCAGCTCTGCCCCCTCCTATTCCTGGAACAGGATCTGGCCCAGGACCCCCAAGGGCTTTGGGTCTGAGATGTTCAAccctcccctccctgagctgagtgatgctccagggctgctgctgggctgggaccccctctcctcctgcccacaggagggCTGCGGGGGTTTCACCCCCAAGATTGGCTGGGGGCTCCACCACTGGCATCAACCCCGGGGGACCCTTTGTGTGCGGTGTGGGGCAGGATCTGGCCGCGGTACCTGCAGGAGCAGTTTCTCATTGCCCACGACAGCAGCTTTGCCCCAGTCGATGGCCTCGGCGAAGGGCAGCTCCCAGCCATCACTCAACAGCACGGGGATGCAGGCAGCCTGCGGCAGAACCCACACAGGCTGGGACAGAGCCCCCGGACCCAGGGAGGGGCATCCCCTGTCCCCACGGTACCTGCAGTGCCTCCAAGAAGCGGAATGAGCCCAAGCGCCTGCCCCGGGGCACAATGCAGAAGGTGGAAttgtgcagcagctcctggtagTCAAACCTGGGATGGGAGATGGGGTGAGAGTCAGGCTCGGCCTCACCTGTGAGCATCTGGGGTGTTGCCGGCACCCAGCAAGGGTGAGCATCCTTGCCGGGGGTAAGGAGccagcccagggcagtgctaGGATCAGTCGGTGCTGGTTCGGCCTCAGTTCCACCAGGCACGTCGGGTGATGAGGGACGTGCCCGTGCACGGCCGAAACGGGAGGGGTCCGGATGGGACCTGGCGTCCTTTGAGGGCTCCCTCCACCCACCCGCAACGAAACCACTCACAAAGCCGGCGCCTGAGCCCCCAAGCCCGAAACTGCGGCCGCTCCTGCGCCGTGCCCGGACCTGCCAGGCGGGACCGGCCCTGCCTCCAGCGGCCCCCCCGGCTATGAAAGCCGCTTCTGTGCGGCCGGCGGGGAGCGGCGCGGCTGCGGCCGGAAAATCCAGTGTTAGACTGGGACAGAGCCCATCTGTTCTGCacaagggaggagggagggagggggcagCTGGGTCCTGGGCACTGTGCTCCAGCCTGCGGGGAGCCTGAGGCCAAAGCGCTGCTTGAAGTGTGCTGGTTCCCAGGGACAAGGGTGTCCCCGTGGTGCGGGTGTGAGGCTGGGTCCAGCCTGGGGGCTGAGGATGTGTCCCCTCCATGGGTGCTGGAGcaccctgcagcatcctggcaCCCAGGGAGGTGGGAAATTGTCCCCAGCGCCAGGCACAAGGTTTACAATCAAGACCTGGCACCAGAGGAACAACCCCCATGTCTCCAATGGGTGCCCCCGTAACAGCTCCTGCCTGAGTGACCTGACAGAGGGCTGAGGGCAGCTCAAACAGGACCCAGACATCTAACTCCTCACCATGACATCCCCTGCCAGTGCTCACCCTCGGGGCCGCCCTGATGCCACCTGCTCATGGGGACCCCAACCCCTGTGGTGACCCCCAGCACCTCCATGGGGCTCcgggcctgggggggggggcagcccgGCCGCGGTCACCCCTCGCAGCAGCCACCGTGGGGAGCCTGGCGCCGGCCGGGCTGCGGGACCAGCACCTCCCGATGGAAACGCTTCGCTCCTGACTCGCTGTGGTTTCCGGGTAATCCGCACTCAGGGTTTCCTTGTTTTGTTAGCAGCGGGGACCGGCGCCCGCTGCGCTCCCACCCCACGGCCCCTGCGTGGCTCTGGCCGGGCACGGAGCCACCGAGGAGCCATCGGCTCCGGAGAGCCTTTCCCAACCTGCTCCGATGGCTTCCAAGCTGGGGCAGCCCTCAGCAGGGCCGGGCTGCAGAGCAGCTACAAGGTACCCTTTATCCAGGCACAGAACTGGTTTGTTTTAGGCAGCTCCCCCGGCACAAGGAGGGTGATGGAACTCCCAGCAAGACCTGCCTCCATTCCCCACACTGCCCTCCACTGCATCGGCTCCCACTGCCCCAGGCAGACAAGGACATCCCCATGGGGTAGCTGGGGTCCCACTTTGCCTGTCCCCATCATCAGTCTGCCTGGCTTTGGGGACAACTTGTCCCGGTTCAGGAGGGCATAAATCCCTGTGTGAGGTCGGGCAGAGCAGACCCTGCACAATGGAGATGCTGACAGCTTTTTGCCCGGGTGTCCCATGGACACGAGCAGGATGATGGAGACTCAAGTTCACGCACAAGCACACTGCCCTGTGCCACGTGTTCCCCATCTATCTGCTGCCTAAAGCCATCCTGGGAGAGGTGTAAATCACCCTGACACTTCAAACAGCATCAGTGGATTACTTGGGCTGGGCAGAAGGGCACTTTCCAGCCCATCACCTCTGTGCATGCTGCGGGGCTGACCTTGAGCTCCCTGTCCTGCCAGCCCACGGCAtctcctgctgccctgtgaTGCCCGAGCTGCCCCAAAATCCCTGCTAATCCCAGCACCGGGAGCACCCCGGCTCCACTTTAACCTCCTGGCACCTCCTAAGATGCTTTGAGGATGATGCCCAACGTGGCTTCTCCCCATCTGCTCCCTAGCTGGGTCACCATTGGGATGGGATCTGTGTTTACCAGCCCTGGACTGGGCAGCCGGTGGTGTGCCCcaagcagcaggacagggaagCAAAGATCCAGCATGGAGCTTCCCAAACTCACAAACCTTTGTTCCCCCCCCTTCTTCTGCCAAGGTCCATCACACACCATCCCACCTGTGAGGAGGGACGCACTGGTTCCCCCACCCCTCCATATTTGGGGGAGCTCAGGGCTGTTCACACTGGGATGCCCAAGGAGCCACCAGTTTTGCAGGAGTTTTAGTGGAACCAGTGGGGGGGGATGTTTCAGGCTCATCTCCAAGAGAAATGTTTATGTTAGGGGAAGGtggaagaggggagaagaaaagcatcATTCATCAGTGTTAGGAAAAGGGAAATCACATTAGAGGTGGCTGCAGTGACTGCAGATAAGAGCCGCTCTCACCAGATTAATCAAGCTTTAATACAGAACAGGAAAGCCCTGAACAATCAGTGCCTCCCTCCCCACTATGAAACCTTCATTATATTGGGAGACCCCAAAACTTTCCTCTCTCCCCACATCTGGACACCCAGCCACCATGGATGGGCACAGCTGCACCCAGCAgagaggcagggacacctgtGGGGTGTCCTCCTCATCACATCCCCTTTCCCACCCCACCTCTGACTCACTTTTCATAGTTGACGTTATCCTTGTCGCAGCGCGTGTCCTTGTGCCTCTCCCAGTCCTTGCCGTGCTTGCAGGTGGTGAGTGAGATGATGTCCTTCCCGTTGTGGATGTGGTGCAGCGCGTTCCTGGTGCCGGAGCCGATGCCGGTCAGGTACCGCTTCCCTTTGAACACCAGCAGATATTTCTTCTTTGGGGGGACCGAGTCCTGATACAGccaccccctctcccccccacgCTGCGGGTGGTCCTTAGGGAAGAGAGGGATGGAGATGTCGAAGCCAGGCCTGAAGCTCTCCGTGTAGAAGCTGGCTTTGGCCAGGATGGCCTGGCCGATGTCAAAGCCCAGGTCCTCGGTGTAATTGGGCCAGGTGCCTGAGTAGAGGTTGAAGATGAGGTGGTTGCGGCCACTGTTCCACAGCGGGAAGCCCTGGATTTTCTCATCAACATCATGGATGTATTGACCCGAGAGATGGTCGCGGTCCAGCGTGTCGATGCTGAGGATGAAGAGGCAAGCTTCCTCGGGGTTCGGGGTGTAGTAGCGAGAGCGCTCGATGGAGGTGAGGATCTTGCTGTAGCTCTCTGAGATGGGCTGGTCTCTGTGCCGGGGGTAGGTGAACACTCTGAAGCCGTGCTTCTCACATCTGGAGAAGTCAAAGCAGGTTTCCATCCGGCATCTGCTGTTCTTGTAGATGCTCAGCTGTGCCGCCCGCCGCTCCCGGGGCGAGGGCACTGAGGGATCCCCATcgctctgcagctcctcagggTCCGCAAAGCTTTTGAGGAGGGACTGATCAGTCCAGTGGGGCCAATTCCTTTGGGCTTCAGTTTTCCTCTCGGAAAAGGAAGTGAAACGGAGCAGTCGCTCTCCTGCGAAGAAGAACAGCAGGAGCCAAGAGGCGAGCAAAGttaggaaaatgtatttcttcctgGTCTGCATAGGTTCACACGTGGCTCCAGCTCCTCATTGGGCCCGAGTCTGCTCAAAAGGCCGATGTCCCAAACCCTACGCGGGTCGTGGGGTGGCTCCCGTGTCCTCTGCAGCCCGTGGGAGCGTGGACGAACCCCACAgtcctcctgctgcccccagccAGGGCTGCGCCGTCcctctggggctgcagggctcGGTGCCGCCGTGTCCCGCTCCCGTTCCCGCAGCGGTTACTGAGCTGGGCTCCCGTGCTCCGACAATGACATTTCCATCACCGCTTGGCCCAGATTCAAATccctggggaaggggagaggcTGCCCCGTCACCGTCCGGTCACCACCGGCTGCGGCACCACGAGCGTCTGCCCAGGCCGGGACTCGCCTTCCAGAGCCCACCAGGGAATAAAGCTCCCCCTCCCTGCGGATCCCCCATCCCGTCCCACCCGCTTGCTCCCGTTACCTCTGGGGACACTCAGCCCCCGGTGGGCTCCGGGCCGTGCCCTGACGTCTCGACACGCGGCTCCCCTCAGCTCCGGGCTGCATCCCCTGCTGGGGCAGGCGGCGGAGCAGCCGCCGTGCCTGGCTCCCGGTGCGCGGCCGCTGCGGGAGGCTCTGCGCAGCCCCGGCCGGGGGCGAGGGGGGGATCTGTGGGTCCGTGTCCCCCCCTTGTCCGCCTGTGTCTGCCTTGGGCTCGGTCCCCGTGAACCTGCGGCTGCTGTGCGAAACCTCAGCCGCCTGCACCGCTCGTGGCTGCCTGCGGGCCCCTCGCCGAGCTGACCGTGCCCTGTCCCGCTGCCTGTCCCGTACCCCCCGAGCTGCCTGTCCCGTACCCCGGGGCTCGCtgtcccccccccgcccgcATCAGTTTCACCGCGTCCCGCTCCTCCCGTAACCACAATATTCACCCTTTAGCCCCGcccatccccttcccattgGCTCCCCGCTCCCCCGTGGGCGTGTCCCGCGGAGCATCCCCCTGCGGCGGCTTCCCATTGGGCAGGGCCCCGCAGCCCGCAGAGCGCCCACGTGAGATGGGGCGGTGTGGGTACCCCGAGGGCAGGGAGCTCCGCAGGGTCCCTGCGCCCGCCCGCTTGCGGTGCCGGTGACCGGGGGGAAGCGTCCGTCCCTTCGGTCTCAGCCCTCGGGTGCGGGATCCCTCAGCTCCCCCGCACCCGGCTGGGACAGGAGCTGAGCGGGAGCGTGGCCGGAGTGAATCCCCTATAGAACAGCCCAGCAGGAGTCCAGCGCGGGGACAGCGCTGTCAGCCCCAGAGCCGGCCCCATGGAACCGGGACCCCGCACCCGTGTCCCGCAGGCTCCATCAGGGGCCGGAGCAGGATGGTCCTGAGCAGCCCCTGGGGGCTGAGCCCCCTGCGGGAGCTGCCGCGGGCAGCAGGGGCAGGCCGGGGCTCGCCGCGCACCTCCCGCCCTGCCCTGGCATCCCCGGCCGCGCCCGGAGCCCTCCGCCCTGCCCCTGCGGCCGGGCGAGACCGGACGGGCCCACGGATCCACGACGTGGCTGGGCTCGGCCTGCCGGGGACCGGGCGCTGGGCTCCACACAGGGCAAGGCCCCGTCGGGGGCGGCTGTGCTGGGGGGTATGGCCGCggtcccctctccctgcccccgTAGCCAGGTGGGACCCGCTGCCACACGCAGGGACAGCCCCAGGGCCCCGTTCGGTGCCCAgcccgtgcctcagtttccctgtgcACCCAGGGGAGCGCAGTGGGAACCGGAGTGGGGCTGCTTGGGACGGATGGGGTTGTACCGAATCTGTGGGTATTTGCCTGCCGGGCCCGGCCCTGCACAGGATTAATCCTGGGCACGGAAGGGATTACGGGGCCGAGggctgcttcagctgcagaaagaggaTTAACTGAGGACAGGGAAGTTGGGAACGGGCAGCGGGAATCCCGGGGCACCAATGGGGATCTGGGGGGGCACATGGGGACAGGAACCCTGCTGCGTGCACGGTCCCGGCCATGGTGGGGCCACCGGTGCGATGGGGGGACTGGGGTTGCGCCCcgcactgggggcactgggagctgcagcgCCGGGTGGCACCGGGAGCGCTGGGAGCTGTGCCCCGGTTCATGGGTGAGTACCGAGGGGGGAATGGGGCACACGGGGGGAAACACAGAGCTGGGGGAGCCCTAGGACCTCGGGACGGTTACTGGGAGCCGCTGGGggggaggcactgggagctggaggagcactGGAGGCTGCGATGGTGTCTGGCGGCGCTGGGGGGAGCACTGAGAGCTGCAGTTtaactggggatactgggaggtGTAGTCCGAGGGCCTGGTGCATACTGGGAGGTGTAGTCCTGCGCTAGGAGGGTGCAGGGCCCCATCTCCCCCAGTCCTCGCATGGATGCTCGGCGCTGGCAGAGGGCCCCACACTGACCCCTTGCTGACACATCCCCAGTGCtaccccagctctgcagtgtcCTCCCAGCCCTCAGCATCACCGGGTGCAgggggggacagggatggagctgtCCCCGGTCATGGTTTTGCAGCATGAAGAGCAATGCTGCAAACAGGcaggtggtggtgatgggaaTAAGGCACTATGGAAATGCCTACAGCACATTCCTGGGTAAcactggagctgttggagcaaggagTCCAACCCTCAGCCATCCTGATACAAGGCTGGAGCCGGTGGAGCTGCATGGCTTTACCCCACCAGAGAGGCTGCCCTGGGTCCTCGCTGGCACTGTGATGGGAGATGCTGCCCCTGTGAACACCCAGGCTCCTGGCACATCATCTGCTTTGTCATTGTCCCACCGCTGCCAGCATGGCATTCCTGCTGGGAACACAGGGCAGTGACAGTGGGTGACACAGGTCCCAGCAAAGTCTTTCCCCAGCGTAAGGAAGGAGGATGGAAAAGCAGCACCTCACTGGTACTGAGCTGTTTGTGTCCTTTCTGATGCTCCAGGATGGCCTCAGGGGCAGGACACAGCtggatgcagcagcagagggatcATCCATTAATGTCTCCTCTGCTCTCAGGGATACAAAGGACTGCTGTGAACAGGACCAGGAAGGAAACAGCGCTTTGGGGCTTCCAGTTTGATTGATTTGAGTTGTTTTACACCTAGAACAGCACATCTGTAGCCctgggagcaggctggggtTTGCAGCCTGGAGCCTCAGGATGCGATGCTGAGGGTGGGCTGGGGACATTAGGGTTGCTGTATGTGATGAGTCATGTGGGCAGCCCCGGGGGACGGACAGAGCCCATCAGGTCCCATTTTAACATCGAGAGACAGTGACTGGTGCAGAAATCAAATCCCATTTTCCTCCCTGAATGAGCATGGCCAGGATCTGAGCTGGCAGCTACCGGGAGCACAGCTGAGACAGGCTATGGATGCTACAAGACTCTTATGCAGAGGCTTCTGGGGCTGTGCTCAGAGGGTGCCTCTGACATCCGTTATCCCTCAGGCTCACAGCCACTTATTCCCATCCCAGAGCTGGgcagcttcctgctgcctgcccctgtTGCTCCCTAATTGTGCTCTGGAGGAAAACCTTGCCCGAAGAGAGTCCAAAAGAGCCCCTGTGTCCCCTGGGCAGGGCAGACACCATcggccctgctctgctcctttggGATGTGGTGGGGCAGGAGCCCTCTCTGAGCGTTTCCCAGCTTCACTGTCTGCATCTGCACTAAAATCCGGCCTGAAGCCACATCCCCATTGTAAGCTCCAGCCTGAAGGATGCAGCACGAGCCGGTGATGCAGCACACAAGGAAGGAGTTCCCCAGATCCCAGCTTGCTTGGATTGCTTTGATGGGAGGTTGGGAAgagaggggctggggcagctgtTTCCCAGAGTCAGTGTTTCCCAggccagccatgggcagggacagagcatcaATCCCTGCTACCAGTGACCAGAGGGGAGACACCCtggttttgggggtggtttAGGTTGCTCTGGACGTGCCTGTGCTGCACAGGGTTAAGGATTAGCCTGATACAGGCtctgccaccagcaccagctcctggtTGCTGTGTCCTCACAATGCAGAAGCTCAGTTTTGAATGGGAACCAGCAAGGGTTTAATCCATCAGTGCCTTGTGGTTATCCACAAGGGGGTttgcttcccagggaagtgggaAGGAAACACCAACCCATTATGGCAGGGGGGCACCCACCCGCAGGTCCCCCCTTGGAGCGTGCATTGGAATGGGTTTACTTCCAGCCGAGCATCTCCGTGTCCCAGCTGCTTCAATATTCCACCCGGTGGCTTTACAAGTGATAACAAACAAGAACCTGCTGCCCATTTGTATTCCCCTCACAGCCATTCCTGCTCCATGGCTGTGCTCTGAATGGGCACATTCCTCTTCCCTGCAGCTTATCTCTGCAGAGCACCCTCTGTGCTCCATCGGCTTCGGCTCCAGAGCTTCCCATGCTGCCCTTGGGGCTGAAACCCCAGATGTGGGCACGGACCCGCTCTTGGTTCCGCAGAGCTGAGTCTGCTTcccaccctccccatccctccctccagcaGATCCGGATTGTGCAGatccctctccatcccactgCTCACGCAGGCAGCAAACTGGAGGTACCAGCTCCAGTCTGccacagcatctgctgctgctccaaaaTACCCTCATTTACCCAACCAACTTCCCTGTTGATTTAATTAATGCAAATTGAGATGTGCTAAAACCTCCTTGTAATGACTGGGACACTGTTGGGGGGggtgtatgtgtgtctgtgtgtgtgggggttCCTTGTGTGTGCCAGGAAAGAACTAAGGCCTGGATTCACAATGGCTGAGGAATATCCATGGCCCTGCAAGCTGAGCCCAGGTCTGCAGTGAGAACTGCACAAGCTCTGGTGTCCAGCCACAAGGCCAGCCCTGAGGACCAGTGTGGATGCAGGTGCATCCTGACCCCACTGCCTCGGCAGCACCTTCTGGAGCAGGGTTCCTTGGATCCCTTTGATGGCTGAGCATGTGCTTGATTTATGTGTTGGGTTTTCCATTGGCAAATTGAAGCTTTGCTGTGGGTGAAGTTCCAAAGTGTTATCAAAATTTACCACAAACCAGGTTTTGTCCAAACCGAGTTTATTCACAGCTGATTAGGAAGGTAAGAGAcaatcagcagcagcactgggtgtGCAGGGGAGTCTCTGCTCCACCAACAACGCACACCCCCCTCAGGTTCTGTCCTTTTATATCCTTTTTCCTCCGATGTTCGTGTCCTTCTTGTTCCTATCTTCGCATGTGGGTCCTGCTGCCAGAGGCTGTCCCAGTGGTCGTGGGGATGAAGATACATCTTCCTTTTGactttggttttagttttggcCTATCTACTTGACACATCCTGGTGAGCTACCTTCCCCCCTTGAACCTGTACCTAGTTTCAAGATACCTACTGTCCTTGTTTGAATACCACATTCCTGCAGTTACAATCTTGCGGACGCAGATATTATTTTACCCCTAAATAACTGACACGAATCAAAAGtcattttcttcccaaaaggaagaagatgaagTTTGTCCATCCCCAAAGTGAATTGTTATCATCTGTGTTCATCAGTTATCACCTGTAGATCATCAACTTCCAGGCTGCCTTGAGCTGGAAACCCCCAGGAATTCATCTCAATGTTGTCacctcctccagcaccagctcctcctggctGGGTTACTGGGCAGgactggggctgtgctgcagggcagaCCCTCGGTTAATGCTGAGTCCCTTGGCCTTGAGAGTGCGATGCTGCAGGCCAGGAGGGCTCCTGTTCTCtcggccagcagcagcaggggtaATTCTAAGGGCACAACTGGGGTTTTGACAGCAGAAACCCTATTTCAGGCCGGAGCCGTCTGTTACTGACCATAGAGATGGTTCCTGGataaagagaggggaaaaggagtgagaagggagactgaggtgctggaggacAGGAGGGGCTGTGTGAGGACTCTCTGGTTCCAGACTACTCCAAACCCAGCCCTGGAACAGATGGGAGGGATGGGGTTTGGTCAACTTCCAGATTTCCCCCATTTTAGGAAGCTAAGCTCAGCCCTGGATGCTCCTGCTCTTCACCCCAATGCGAggagaggggagagcagggaccccccatgtcccatcctCCTTTTAAACCCTGTTTCTCACACCTTCACCCTGGACTGGGGTGTGGGGAGGTGCTGGGACAGTCAGCACCCATCCCATCGGACCCCCCCAGCCCACCTGCTTCATCTCCTTACCCTGAGAGCATCTCTAACAGCATCCATCACACAaggcccgggggggggggggggggggggttggttcTAATTAAAATGAATCACAACGGGAGTCTCTCTGGGTATGGATTTCAGTGCACGGCAGCAGTTTGCTGGTTTATTGCATAGGAGACAGGGATGTGGTTTTCCTCCAGAAAGGCTCCCTTTGTTTGCCTGTGCTCACTGCTGCGCTGGATGTGTCTGCTCTCTCTTAACATACATATTGATCTATTAGTAGGGGAAAGAGGGATCAAACCCTGAGCAAACGTGAAGTGCAGGTGCTGTTTTGGTGCCGGTGCTGCTGGTTACAGGCAGTGGGTGAAGAGCcagtgggatggagagggaaTTAACCCGTTTTTATGCAGAATGCttggtgggaatgggggggggaacTGCTTATTGAACTGAGAAGATCGGAGGTTCCAGATCTGGGCTGGAGGTAAAAGATGCTGTAATAAAACAGGGACTTGTTTCCTTGGCTCACAAAAGCTGCGGGAAAGGCACGTTTTATTCTGGTGTCCTTATGGTTAGGGGCAGATCTCACCCATAAGCAGCACCTAAAACACGAGCTGTGGTGTGGCACTGGGCAGGTCAGGGTCTTCTGTGTTACCTGGGGCTGGATGCAAGGAGCCTCCAATCCCTGCCTTTGATTGGAATCAGCCTAAGGAAGCCAGGGAAACCCACaacccctcctgctcccaggagCTCCCTGAAGGATAACTGAAACCTGCTCCCTGACATTGGCTTTGTCAGTGGAACAGCTTGGAGAGCAAAGAGCCCAGAGCCCTGCACTGAGCATCATCCTCCCCTGTGCTCTCAGTGGGAACAGGGGCTGGTACAAGCTCATCCATATTGTTTGTTTGACACGGGGGAGGTCGTATTCCTTTAAGAGGATTTCATCCCTGAACTCCTCCCATTGTGACACTTCCAAGCTACATTTGGTCTTGACAGGGTGTATTTTAACCATGTCATGCCAGGTTAGTATTCTAGCACAATAGACTTGCTGAGCTGCTGGTAGAGCCCAATCCATATCTTCAGTTCAAGGGGCTGGGGGGTAATTAGTGCTTCAGCCAtcttaccccccccccccccccccacttcatTCCCAAA
Proteins encoded:
- the EXTL1 gene encoding exostosin-like 1 isoform X1, which codes for MQTRKKYIFLTLLASWLLLFFFAGERLLRFTSFSERKTEAQRNWPHWTDQSLLKSFADPEELQSDGDPSVPSPRERRAAQLSIYKNSRCRMETCFDFSRCEKHGFRVFTYPRHRDQPISESYSKILTSIERSRYYTPNPEEACLFILSIDTLDRDHLSGQYIHDVDEKIQGFPLWNSGRNHLIFNLYSGTWPNYTEDLGFDIGQAILAKASFYTESFRPGFDISIPLFPKDHPQRGGERGWLYQDSVPPKKKYLLVFKGKRYLTGIGSGTRNALHHIHNGKDIISLTTCKHGKDWERHKDTRCDKDNVNYEKFDYQELLHNSTFCIVPRGRRLGSFRFLEALQAACIPVLLSDGWELPFAEAIDWGKAAVVGNEKLLLQIPSVVRCIHPERVLAFQQQTQFLWDAYFSSVDKIVHTTLEIIRDRLLQHRSRSRVLWNALPGGLLALPDFSTHLGDFPFYHLQRGSSPSKRFTAFIRVTSMEGSLSQPILRLIQAVSRSQYCAQILVLWSSEKPSPPRGKWPQTTVPLTVIQGRSKVSDRFFPYAAIQTDAVLSLDEHMSLSTSEVDFAFVVWRSFPERIVGFPAQSHFWDAEQRRWGYTSKWTNELSIVLTTAAFYHRYYHSLFTQYLPAGLRELVDGLAACEDILMNILVAAVTKLPPIKVAQRKQHKEAVPQQVGREDGDAGMPLAGEWSPSPPWSPPAKGKGTASGRHLSQQQDCLDQLVDWFGYMPLVSSQLRLDPVLFKDQVSILRKKYPLLDKP
- the EXTL1 gene encoding exostosin-like 1 isoform X4, whose translation is MQTRKKYIFLTLLASWLLLFFFAGERLLRFTSFSERKTEAQRNWPHWTDQSLLKSFADPEELQSDGDPSVPSPRERRAAQLSIYKNSRCRMETCFDFSRCEKHGFRVFTYPRHRDQPISESYSKILTSIERSRYYTPNPEEACLFILSIDTLDRDHLSGQYIHDVDEKIQGFPLWNSGRNHLIFNLYSGTWPNYTEDLGFDIGQAILAKASFYTESFRPGFDISIPLFPKDHPQRGGERGWLYQDSVPPKKKYLLVFKGKRYLTGIGSGTRNALHHIHNGKDIISLTTCKHGKDWERHKDTRCDKDNVNYEKFDYQELLHNSTFCIVPRGRRLGSFRFLEALQAACIPVLLSDGWELPFAEAIDWGKAAVVGNEKLLLQQQTQFLWDAYFSSVDKIVHTTLEHRSRSRVLWNALPGGLLALPDFSTHLGDFPFYHLQRGSSPSKRFTAFIRVTSMEGSLSQPILRLIQAVSRSQYCAQILVLWSSEKPSPPRGKWPQTTVPLTVIQGRSKVSDRFFPYAAIQTDAVLSLDEHMSLSTSEVDFAFVVWRSFPERIVGFPAQSHFWDAEQRRWGYTSKWTNELSIVLTTAAFYHRYYHSLFTQYLPAGLRELVDGLAACEDILMNILVAAVTKLPPIKVAQRKQHKEAVPQQVGREDGDAGMPLAGEWSPSPPWSPPAKGKGTASGRHLSQQQDCLDQLVDWFGYMPLVSSQLRLDPVLFKDQVSILRKKYPLLDKP